In the genome of Shewanella glacialimarina, one region contains:
- a CDS encoding FadR/GntR family transcriptional regulator, whose protein sequence is MASIPRQNLTHQLTHDLGIAIVSGEYPIGEGLPSEADLCVKYDVSRSSTREAVKMLSAKGLITSRPKQGIRVMPESQWNMFDIDVLHWILSSKPSLSLLKEFTQMRLALEPEAAALAAKSATAEQIEHLGIALQRMKDAELGLEDPLEADILFHANILCSSNNRFFIQMTGFTSTALKVSLRYTNQMKGVNGANVQDHAAIYNAIRMRQPELAKTGMVKIINELLVLIDSRL, encoded by the coding sequence ATGGCAAGCATACCTAGGCAAAATCTGACCCATCAACTCACTCATGATCTTGGTATTGCTATCGTCAGTGGAGAATATCCTATTGGAGAAGGGTTGCCTTCAGAAGCTGATTTGTGTGTTAAGTACGATGTTAGCCGCAGTTCAACGCGTGAAGCGGTAAAGATGTTGTCGGCTAAAGGCTTGATTACTTCACGCCCAAAGCAGGGCATAAGAGTGATGCCAGAAAGCCAATGGAATATGTTTGATATTGATGTCTTACATTGGATACTAAGCAGTAAACCCTCTTTATCATTATTAAAAGAGTTTACGCAAATGCGTTTAGCATTAGAGCCAGAAGCTGCAGCATTGGCAGCCAAAAGCGCAACTGCTGAGCAGATAGAGCATTTAGGTATAGCGTTACAGCGAATGAAGGATGCCGAGTTGGGGCTTGAAGATCCACTTGAGGCCGATATTTTGTTTCATGCAAATATTCTATGCTCTAGTAATAATCGCTTTTTTATTCAAATGACCGGTTTTACCAGTACTGCATTAAAGGTAAGTTTGCGTTATACCAATCAAATGAAAGGCGTTAATGGTGCTAATGTGCAAGATCATGCTGCTATTTATAATGCGATAAGAATGCGACAGCCGGAGTTAGCAAAAACGGGCATGGTTAAGATTATTAATGAGTTATTAGTGTTAATTGATTCTAGATTATAA
- a CDS encoding YkgJ family cysteine cluster protein translates to MDCRLGCGACCISPSITSAIPGMPDGKPAGVRCAQLSDENLCMIFGKPERPSVCSGFSASIDVCGSSNEQALWLINDLERSTC, encoded by the coding sequence ATGGATTGTCGATTGGGTTGTGGTGCGTGTTGTATTTCGCCGTCGATTACGAGTGCTATACCTGGGATGCCTGACGGAAAACCCGCAGGTGTCCGTTGTGCTCAATTAAGTGATGAAAACCTATGTATGATCTTCGGTAAACCAGAGAGGCCTTCAGTGTGTAGTGGTTTTTCTGCAAGTATAGATGTTTGTGGCTCTTCAAATGAGCAAGCCTTATGGTTGATCAATGATCTAGAGCGTTCAACATGTTAA
- a CDS encoding divergent polysaccharide deacetylase family protein: MRFLLIIILQFACFSSLNAANLAIIIDDIGYRQTDEAVLSLPQNITLSVLPHTPLGQRLALEGHNKGYEIMIHLPMQALSGNALGPGGLTNDMNEQQVKHEITSAFGNIPFARGANNHMGSLLTQLEKPMLWVMQSLKSKQAYFVDSMTTKYSKASDKAKAVGVPLLQRQVFLDNDLRQHALEKQFKQIIYQAKQRGTLVAIAHPYPETVAYLKANLPRLKENGINLVHTSDLLATDIAKVYSTSSYQTLR, encoded by the coding sequence GTGCGCTTTTTATTAATAATAATATTACAATTTGCCTGTTTTTCATCATTAAATGCAGCAAACTTAGCTATCATCATTGACGATATTGGATACCGTCAAACAGATGAGGCAGTTTTGTCATTGCCTCAAAATATTACCTTATCAGTCTTACCGCACACACCTTTAGGACAAAGGCTAGCATTAGAAGGCCATAATAAGGGCTATGAAATAATGATACATTTACCAATGCAGGCTTTAAGCGGTAATGCCTTAGGCCCTGGTGGATTGACCAATGACATGAACGAGCAACAAGTTAAACACGAAATAACATCTGCTTTTGGAAATATCCCTTTTGCCCGCGGGGCGAATAATCATATGGGTAGCTTACTGACTCAATTAGAAAAGCCAATGCTTTGGGTCATGCAAAGCTTAAAAAGCAAGCAAGCGTATTTTGTCGACAGCATGACAACTAAATATAGTAAGGCGAGTGATAAAGCAAAAGCGGTAGGAGTGCCATTATTACAGCGGCAAGTCTTTTTAGATAATGACTTACGCCAACACGCACTGGAAAAGCAGTTCAAACAAATTATTTATCAAGCAAAGCAACGAGGTACACTGGTTGCTATTGCACATCCGTATCCTGAAACTGTTGCCTACCTAAAGGCCAACCTTCCTAGGCTGAAAGAAAATGGTATCAACTTAGTACACACTTCAGATTTACTTGCGACCGATATAGCTAAGGTTTATTCAACTAGCTCATATCAAACACTGAGATAG
- the ccoG gene encoding cytochrome c oxidase accessory protein CcoG — MTIESKPKDYSKQNRIKIHQPDADKADRFNPSNSIYVRAVDGLWTRVRRRMGWVTMLFFLILPWIPWGDRQAVWFHLAEQKFHVFGLTIWPQDLTLLAALFMIAAFGLFFVTTYLGRVWCGYTCPQTVWTFIFIWFEEKFEGARNKRIKLDQMPWSLDKVWRKTAKHTAWIFVSLLTAMTFVSYFIPTREVYIDVFTLNADGSIYFWVIFFTIATYGNAGWMREIMCIHMCPYARFQAAMFDKNTYIVGYDAKRGETRGPRSRKDDPKEKGLGDCIDCDLCVQVCPTGIDIRNGLQYECINCGACIDACDNTMERMGYAKGLISYTTENKLDNVKETVLRPKLVGYGVILTVMILLFVYASATIAPVRMDVIRDRNALYRENNRGEIENTFTIKILNKTEAKHDYQLSVEGLNNARWIGLDNVSIAAGEILTLPISVAIDPVELKRSVTNINIVVRTEIDGESVITTQETRFFGE; from the coding sequence ATGACAATAGAATCGAAACCTAAAGATTATTCGAAGCAAAATCGAATTAAGATTCATCAGCCAGATGCAGATAAGGCAGACCGTTTTAATCCCAGCAACAGTATATATGTACGGGCTGTTGATGGGCTTTGGACACGAGTCCGTCGTCGTATGGGCTGGGTTACCATGTTGTTCTTTCTAATACTGCCATGGATCCCATGGGGCGACCGCCAAGCAGTATGGTTTCATCTTGCTGAACAGAAATTTCACGTCTTTGGCCTCACTATCTGGCCACAAGATTTAACATTGCTCGCTGCCCTCTTTATGATTGCCGCATTTGGCCTATTCTTTGTCACTACTTATCTTGGTCGAGTATGGTGTGGTTATACCTGCCCGCAAACGGTATGGACATTCATCTTTATCTGGTTTGAAGAGAAATTTGAAGGTGCACGTAATAAGCGTATCAAGTTAGATCAAATGCCATGGAGCCTTGATAAAGTATGGCGTAAAACCGCAAAACATACCGCTTGGATCTTTGTCTCCCTCTTAACCGCTATGACCTTTGTATCTTATTTTATTCCGACAAGAGAAGTGTATATTGATGTCTTTACGTTAAATGCCGATGGTAGTATCTACTTCTGGGTGATTTTCTTTACCATAGCTACATACGGTAATGCAGGATGGATGCGAGAGATTATGTGTATTCATATGTGTCCTTATGCGCGATTCCAAGCAGCAATGTTTGATAAGAATACCTATATTGTTGGCTATGACGCTAAGCGCGGTGAAACACGCGGGCCTCGTTCTCGTAAAGATGATCCTAAGGAAAAGGGATTAGGAGATTGTATTGACTGCGATCTTTGTGTTCAGGTTTGTCCAACGGGAATAGATATCCGTAACGGCTTGCAATATGAATGTATTAACTGTGGGGCATGTATTGATGCATGTGACAACACCATGGAACGTATGGGATATGCTAAAGGATTAATTAGTTACACCACAGAAAACAAGCTTGATAATGTTAAAGAGACCGTGCTGCGTCCTAAGTTAGTTGGTTACGGCGTTATATTAACTGTGATGATATTACTGTTTGTCTACGCCAGTGCAACCATAGCGCCGGTTCGAATGGATGTTATCCGTGATCGCAACGCCCTTTACCGTGAAAACAATCGAGGTGAAATAGAAAACACCTTCACGATTAAAATACTGAATAAGACTGAAGCTAAGCACGATTACCAGTTAAGCGTAGAAGGACTGAATAATGCGAGATGGATCGGACTGGACAATGTCAGTATCGCAGCAGGTGAAATTCTAACATTACCTATTAGTGTAGCAATTGACCCGGTAGAGCTAAAACGTAGCGTTACCAACATCAATATCGTTGTACGAACTGAAATAGATGGTGAATCTGTCATTACTACCCAAGAAACACGATTCTTCGGTGAGTAA
- a CDS encoding DUF2061 domain-containing protein produces the protein MKKTMTFAVLHFSVAFTVTYLLTGSIVIGGAVALIEPAVNTVVFYFHDKIWNRIEAKKLAQELELTAIH, from the coding sequence ATGAAAAAAACAATGACATTTGCTGTACTGCATTTTTCTGTCGCATTTACGGTTACCTACCTTCTCACTGGCAGTATTGTCATTGGCGGCGCGGTTGCATTAATAGAACCGGCGGTAAATACAGTGGTATTTTATTTTCACGATAAAATTTGGAACCGTATTGAAGCAAAGAAGTTAGCTCAAGAACTCGAGCTAACGGCTATCCATTAA
- a CDS encoding 1,4-dihydroxy-2-naphthoyl-CoA synthase has product MTQPISDIFDSTLWNTVSGFDFEDITYHRAKDQGTVRIAINRPDCLNSFRPKTVDELFIALDHARQWSDVGCVLITGNGPSAKGQYSFCAGGDQRIRGKDGYKYEGAEEGKPDVARMGRLHILEVQRLIRFMPKVVIAVVPGWAVGGGHSLHVVCDLTLASKEHAIFKQTDPDVGSFDSGYGSAYLAKMIGQKRAREIFFLGFNYSAEEAVDMGMVNRAIPHAELEIEALAWAKEINAKSPTAMRMLKYGFNMVDDGLVGQQLFAGEATRLAYGTEEAQEGRDAFLEKRDKDFSKFPWHY; this is encoded by the coding sequence ATGACACAACCAATTTCAGATATATTTGACTCAACACTTTGGAACACTGTAAGTGGCTTCGACTTTGAAGACATCACTTATCATCGCGCTAAAGATCAAGGCACTGTGCGTATTGCGATTAATCGCCCTGATTGCCTTAACTCATTTCGCCCAAAAACTGTAGATGAACTCTTTATCGCTTTAGACCACGCAAGACAATGGTCAGATGTTGGCTGTGTGCTTATCACTGGCAATGGACCATCAGCAAAAGGTCAATACTCTTTTTGCGCAGGTGGAGATCAACGTATTCGCGGTAAAGACGGTTATAAATATGAAGGCGCTGAAGAAGGTAAGCCCGATGTCGCCCGCATGGGACGTCTGCATATTTTAGAAGTGCAGCGGTTAATTCGATTTATGCCTAAAGTGGTTATTGCGGTTGTGCCCGGTTGGGCTGTTGGCGGCGGTCATAGTTTACATGTGGTTTGCGATTTAACATTAGCATCTAAAGAGCATGCTATTTTCAAGCAGACCGACCCTGATGTAGGCAGTTTTGACTCAGGTTATGGCAGCGCTTATTTAGCTAAGATGATTGGCCAGAAGCGCGCCCGTGAAATTTTCTTCCTGGGATTTAATTACTCTGCAGAAGAAGCTGTTGATATGGGCATGGTTAACCGTGCTATTCCACATGCTGAGCTAGAAATAGAAGCCTTAGCATGGGCGAAGGAAATTAACGCTAAATCACCTACCGCAATGCGTATGCTTAAATACGGTTTTAACATGGTAGATGATGGCTTAGTTGGCCAACAACTGTTTGCCGGTGAAGCAACTCGTTTAGCTTACGGTACTGAAGAAGCACAAGAAGGGCGCGATGCCTTTTTAGAAAAGCGCGACAAAGACTTTTCTAAATTTCCTTGGCATTATTAA
- a CDS encoding Rrf2 family transcriptional regulator: protein MQLTRYTDYGIRILMYLAVQPERDALFRIAEVTNVFDLSSNHVAKIIHQLGKLGYLKTIRGKSGGFKLAIPVKDIQIGLLVRQLEHSLIAVNCEEPFCRFTPVCNLKGVLGKAVAAYLAVLDLYSLADIVNNKSELISTLPDLSISVFDMS, encoded by the coding sequence ATGCAATTAACCCGCTATACAGATTATGGTATCCGCATTTTGATGTACCTTGCTGTACAACCAGAGCGAGATGCATTGTTCCGTATTGCTGAGGTAACTAACGTTTTTGATTTATCATCAAATCACGTTGCTAAAATTATTCATCAGCTTGGAAAGTTAGGTTATTTAAAAACTATCCGGGGTAAGAGTGGTGGGTTTAAATTAGCTATTCCTGTTAAGGATATCCAAATAGGCTTGTTGGTTAGACAACTAGAACACTCATTAATTGCTGTTAATTGTGAAGAACCATTTTGCCGCTTTACACCCGTATGCAATTTGAAAGGGGTATTAGGAAAAGCGGTTGCTGCTTATTTAGCTGTATTGGATCTATATTCTTTAGCGGATATAGTAAACAATAAATCTGAGTTAATCTCTACCTTACCTGATTTATCTATCTCAGTGTTTGATATGAGCTAG
- a CDS encoding S41 family peptidase yields MHQTIRYISCFILGVCVALSISISSLEHANPKPAYYDFDYPLLVDVIDTVETYYVDKIDRQQLIDAAIKGIFKELDPYSGFLTHEDFQAISDSNKGEYFGFGFEVATDDGKITIISPFKNSPAERAGIKAGDKIIKLNDTFVDATNLQMVLTEIRQYSNNNKAISLSLQPITSKVPLTITLQPDFIRINSINSKIINGDIGYLHLTSFQEDATDAISKQAIKWQHLPLRGLILDLRNNPGGLLDQAISIADLFLDHGRIVTTTGRIFDANEDYYASSDTIFAKVPMVVLINKGSASASEVLAAALQENHRATLLGETSFGKGTVQSLIPILGQSNAIKLTIANYSTPNGNNINTVGITPDIEISITAVTDEMNVPIIGTEKMLDNDYDQQIDSAIAWIDSREN; encoded by the coding sequence ATGCATCAAACAATTCGTTATATTAGTTGCTTTATACTTGGCGTCTGCGTGGCGCTATCGATCAGCATTTCAAGTTTAGAGCACGCTAATCCAAAGCCTGCCTATTATGATTTTGACTACCCACTTTTAGTCGATGTTATTGATACTGTTGAAACTTACTACGTAGATAAAATAGATCGACAGCAACTTATTGATGCTGCAATAAAAGGGATATTCAAAGAACTTGACCCCTACTCTGGATTTCTAACTCATGAAGATTTTCAGGCAATAAGCGACTCCAACAAAGGTGAGTATTTTGGTTTTGGGTTTGAAGTCGCGACTGATGATGGAAAAATTACCATCATCAGCCCCTTCAAGAACTCACCAGCAGAACGTGCAGGTATTAAAGCGGGTGATAAGATTATCAAGCTTAATGATACGTTTGTTGATGCCACAAACCTGCAAATGGTATTAACCGAAATCAGGCAGTATAGTAATAACAACAAAGCCATCTCCCTAAGTCTTCAACCCATCACAAGTAAAGTGCCCCTTACAATCACCTTACAGCCAGACTTTATTCGCATCAATTCTATAAACAGTAAAATTATTAACGGGGATATTGGTTACTTGCATCTGACAAGTTTTCAGGAAGATGCAACCGATGCGATAAGCAAACAAGCAATAAAATGGCAGCATTTACCACTAAGAGGGCTAATTTTGGATTTACGCAATAACCCAGGAGGACTACTTGATCAAGCGATTAGTATTGCAGATTTATTTCTTGATCACGGTCGAATCGTGACAACTACTGGACGTATTTTTGATGCAAATGAAGATTACTATGCCTCATCAGATACTATTTTTGCTAAAGTCCCCATGGTTGTGTTAATCAATAAAGGTTCAGCATCGGCTTCGGAAGTTTTAGCGGCGGCGCTGCAAGAAAACCATCGCGCAACCTTATTAGGAGAAACCAGTTTTGGTAAAGGAACAGTTCAAAGCCTTATCCCCATACTTGGCCAAAGTAATGCGATCAAACTAACTATTGCAAACTACAGTACCCCTAATGGAAATAATATAAACACTGTAGGCATTACACCAGATATAGAAATATCAATTACTGCTGTTACAGATGAGATGAATGTGCCTATAATCGGTACAGAAAAAATGTTAGATAATGATTACGATCAGCAAATCGACTCAGCTATCGCCTGGATAGATAGCAGAGAAAACTAA